The Ornithodoros turicata isolate Travis chromosome 7, ASM3712646v1, whole genome shotgun sequence genome includes a region encoding these proteins:
- the LOC135399854 gene encoding titin-like, with protein sequence MASRKVNKALATSKMKPVIALAPPGEDDTTVTSMLLRIPKKSRPKQTDTSRARPAACPECSAVPVAREQAETVHRICQAVRSVSDTAIACSSRVTRYCRTCGSPVTYPDSSPLKIRNIYDRSLRPGHDHPFHELCSRCGSLTVSPSQQDPPPLRAMDDSASDTLSWSLMKIQDGIQMFTNLASAMSNKESCEAMQLPGNVGCPLLHSNSRRVSSEESEDVIYVEARDRRKSARMMRAASITDIKHSDEAPMTYIASCVTQRSSSSRKAAEGPEEYLPVQSYALQRPRVERIRATSVATADLDKSPSQLAHTARLEAFQEVIGQPSLPATGSSRMHPPGYERDFVPKVVGSHGPEVSKSDSEITVNIRIVYKGSQESLASAASSVRARSTDEGASSIKELKPSMRHEGVLAEQAVKLPRHRVEPEEPCVKKPSRRRASEEKGKKEVLEDEEKLSSEFKRETKEEKQKTTGAEHPEGAKQKPASKRKMSKGKHRTELSEASTIEETETSGAIRGRRKDSTKGDAVKASKSTRDVSEDDLKGKGKARPRRKRRASVSRKRKSAGESSAMSTLESLTTESQSAKISKDKDVSKEKGESSEQQPTKGGSKEKLGKSKKKGQEIDKTENLPSKPTDASAEKKSDESKEKPRKSRRKSKQTELMLSQPVESKPPEKKAEESSEKKADETKLKDSSLAKPVEGTPKEQKTQETDKPHPLRRRSVQIDVGADECMTSAMQTDITVAGPTLRRESKGSVDSTSPRRRRRSLARMRRRCKSISSASGTSLTSSKSSEDVSSKESVSSETPQKEEKKKTPKKEDRKKAVPPSEDKTNGKRKGKPLAVVAKEERRSPRPEVSPQAKPVKRDVMQHGKGKMAQMIQSPLTKPGQPISPWTMVPPMWDENAQLLANKSMMMEKIGQAQQQNMALSQFKPLVQPVARDFTTPVPQPVSQQLPQPWPHPGTPALKSTASKRTVDVSLIIEKAVPSTKHAIDTKAIEPDSRNEAPAAQPDVPTKAAQDNIKLPSKTIDSETGVTIKKPVAEPTREYQVLDASVEGVEAEKQGPLRQATQASTTDQPRRQAIQASTTDQPRRQAIQASTTDQPRRQSIPKDTEAVKDGRPQSTAASKPFDATSATAGHPSDTHDKKSIESIVIEEMEVLTAELSHKLQTLKHERKKTKGKKQVSNNSQARAIPVGGVSLAKETAPSGGPEDESPDHSPQRSHLSALPGHDRPETEQSQPATNRNASRGPRK encoded by the coding sequence ATGGCTTCCAGGAAAGTCAACAAGGCACTAGCCACGTCCAAGATGAAACCTGTGATTGCTCTTGCACCGCCCGGGGAGGACGACACCACAGTAACATCTATGTTGCTCCGGATCCCCAAGAAGAGTCGACCGAAGCAAACCGACACTTCTCGTGCACGTCCCGCTGCATGTCCGGAATGTTCGGCAGTTCCTGTTGCGAGAGAACAAGCGGAAACTGTGCACCGCATTTGCCAAGCCGTACGAAGCGTGTCGGACACTGCAATTGCCTGTTCTTCCAGGGTGACACGATATTGTAGGACCTGCGGCTCTCCCGTAACATACCCCGATTCTTCACCGTTGAAGATCCGTAATATCTACGACCGGTCGTTAAGACCAGGTCACGACCATCCGTTCCATGAGCTTTGCTCTCGTTGTGGAAGTCTTACTGTCTCCCCAAGTCAGCAGGATCCTCCCCCTCTGCGCGCTATGGACGATTCGGCAAGCGACACGTTGTCTTGGAGTCTTATGAAAATACAAGACGGTATCCAGATGTTCACTAATCTTGCTAGTGCAATGTCCAATAAGGAAAGCTGTGAAGCGATGCAACTCCCCGGTAATGTAGGTTGCCCGTTATTGCACTCCAACTCAAGGAGAGTGTCGTCAGAAGAGAGTGAAGACGTTATATATGTTGAAGCTCGCGATCGAAGGAAATCTGCTCGGATGATGAGAGCGGCCAGCATCACAGACATCAAGCACTCCGACGAGGCTCCAATGACGTATATTGCATCCTGCGTAACGCAGAGAAGCTCTTCATCAAGGAAAGCAGCTGAAGGACCCGAGGAATATCTACCTGTTCAGTCTTACGCGTTACAGCGGCCTCGAGTTGAACGAATCCGCGCCACCAGCGTGGCGACCGCAGATTTGGACAAAAGTCCATCGCAGTTGGCACACACGGCTCGTCTGGAGGCCTTCCAAGAAGTGATTGGTCAGCCCTCACTACCTGCAACGGGGTCCAGTCGAATGCACCCGCCAGGTTATGAGAGGGATTTCGTTCCGAAAGTAGTGGGAAGTCACGGCCCAGAAGTTTCCAAGAGTGACAGTGAGATAACAGTGAACATACGAATTGTCTACAAAGGGTCGCAAGAATCCCTTGCGTCAGCTGCGTCATCAGTTCGGGCGCGTTCGACCGATGAAGGAGCGAGCTCAATCAAGGAACTTAAACCTTCCATGCGACATGAAGGGGTACTGGCTGAGCAAGCTGTTAAACTGCCAAGGCATCGGGTTGAGCCAGAGGAACCGTGCGTTAAGAAGCCGTCAAGGAGGCGTGCATCGGAAGAGAAAGGCAAAAAGGAAGTATTGGAAGACGAGGAGAAGCTCTCCTCAGAGTTCAAACGGGagacgaaagaagaaaaacaaaaaacgactGGTGCTGAGCATCCTGAAGGTGCCAAGCAGAAACCGGCATCGAAGCGAAAGATGTCAAAGGGGAAGCATCGCACCGAGTTGTCAGAAGCTTCCACCATTGAAGAAACCGAAACATCGGGCGCGATCAGGGGACGAAGGAAAGACTCCACGAAGGGCGATGCCGTCAAAGCGTCGAAATCAACCAGAGATGTAAGCGAAGACGACCTTAAAGGCAAAGGAAAAGCCAGGCCTAGGCGCAAACGAAGGGCGTCGGTTTCCAGAAAGAGAAAGAGTGCTGGCGAGAGCAGCGCTATGAGCACCCTCGAATCATTGACTACGGAATCACAATCTGCAAAAATATCTAAAGACAAAGACGTGTCAAAGGAGAAAGGAGAAAGTTCCGAACAGCAACCAACCAAAGGAGGCTCGAAGGAAAAACTTGGAAAGTCCAAGAAGAAAGGCCAAGAGATAGACAAGACCGAAAATCTGCCATCTAAACCTACAGACGCATCTGCAGAAAAAAAGTCAGACGAATCAAAAGAGAAACCGAGGAAGTCCAGAAGGAAAAGTAAACAAACAGAACTGATGTTGTCACAACCAGTAGAGTCGAAGCCACCGGAGAAAAAGGCAGAGGAATCATCAGAGAAGAAGGCTGACGAAACAAAGCTGAAAGATAGCTCTTTGGCAAAACCTGTCGAAGGTACCCCTAAAGAACAGAAGACTCAAGAGACAGATAAACCTCATCCTCTCCGACGCCGAAGCGTGCAAATCGACGTCGGTGCTGATGAATGTATGACTTCAGCTATGCAAACGGACATCACCGTTGCTGGTCCTACGCTGCGCAGGGAATCCAAAGGCTCAGTCGATTCGACTTCGCccagaaggaggaggaggtcaCTCGCACGAATGAGACGGCGCTGTAAGTCCATATCATCGGCCAGCGGGACCTCGTTGACCTCTTCAAAATCATCCGAAGACGTGTCTTCGAAGGAATCTGTATCGTCTGAAACACcgcaaaaggaagaaaagaaaaaaacgccaAAGAAAGAGGATAGAAAGAAAGCAGTGCCTCCCTCAGAAGACAAAACAAACGGGAAGAGAAAAGGGAAGCCGTTAGCGGTTGTAGCCAAAGAGGAGAGACGAAGCCCGCGACCCGAGGTTTCACCACAGGCAAAACCCGTCAAGAGAGATGTCATGCAGCATGGGAAGGGCAAGATGGCGCAGATGATTCAATCACCGCTAACGAAACCTGGACAGCCAATTTCGCCGTGGACAATGGTGCCCCCTATGTGGGACGAAAATGCACAACTGCTTGCTAACAAAAGTATGATGATGGAGAAGATTGGGCAAGCACAGCAGCAGAACATGGCACTGTCTCAATTTAAGCCTTTAGTACAGCCTGTTGCTCGTGATTTTACCACGCCTGTTCCACAGCCTGTCTCACAACAGCTGCCGCAGCCTTGGCCTCATCCAGGTACGCCAGCTTTGAAGAGCACAGCGTCAAAACGAACAGTTGACGTTTCGCTAATAATCGAGAAAGCAGTACCCTCTACCAAGCATGCGATCGATACCAAAGCTATCGAGCCTGACTCGCGGAACGAGGCTCCAGCTGCTCAGCCTGATGTTCCCACTAAGGCGGCACAAGATAACATCAAGCTGCCTTCCAAGACCATTGACTCCGAGACAGGCGTAACCATTAAGAAGCCAGTGGCTGAACCAACCAGGGAATATCAAGTGCTTGACGCTTCTGTAGAAGGCGTGGAAGCAGAAAAACAGGGGCCTTTAAGACAAGCAACCCAGGCTTCTACGACGGATCAGCCTAGAAGACAAGCAATCCAGGCTTCTACGACGGACCAGCCTAGAAGACAAGCAATCCAGGCTTCTACGACGGACCAGCCTAGAAGACAATCAATTCCAAAAGACACAGAAGCCGTCAAAGATGGAAGACCGCAAAGCACAGCCGCCTCAAAACCTTTCGATGCAACATCAGCGACAGCGGGTCATCCTTCCGATACGCACGACAAGAAGTCCATTGAGTCCATAGTCATAGAAGAAATGGAGGTACTCACGGCAGAGCTGTCCCATAAGTTACAGACACTCAAGCATGAGAGGAAGAAGACAAAAGGGAAGAAACAAGTCAGTAATAATTCTCAGGCAAGAGCTATTCCTGTAGGTGGCGTTTCCCTTGCCAAAGAGACAGCACCGTCTGGTGGTCCCGAAGACGAGTCACCTGACCATTCGCCGCAGCGAAGCCATTTGTCCGCCCTTCCTGGGCACGATCGTCCAGAGACGGAGCAAAGTCAACCGGCCACTAACCGTAACGCGTCGAGGGGCCCCCGTAAATAA